One window of Centropristis striata isolate RG_2023a ecotype Rhode Island chromosome 21, C.striata_1.0, whole genome shotgun sequence genomic DNA carries:
- the plekhm1 gene encoding pleckstrin homology domain-containing family M member 1 isoform X2 — translation MLATQMPDTPPEAKDVKQIKEKLAQSLKALQKRYVTSDAVVTSEDGDANLLCCALEAIFIHGIKSKYVRTEAGGRSRKGDRGPLPQPFFWSLLKTVTHRDVVTELEKISFVSTDVGRCRAWLRLALNHGLLECYLASLFREGSKLRAHYQPSALLLNTEEREVLLSYLQGLASLTFSLSYKSAVLNEWTTTPLALSGLCPLSQVETVDLPLNGQGDLPTSKSTYKESWDTVSQSSGSSDAPDLQSGCPVLLGRGTSALQGGRTGLNSSNLSLDTTGSSQLSSSLSSDSLLQGQDPRSPAGEQWSSCDLDMPINVTVSTKRPQKDSQAEFRESGHCSQDSMREDSFVSSTGPDQYSETAIFSGSDSEIQGPPTPSQDHVDALPDSVLSDSEPPPTSDENHVDGSPSEASSELHPDTDAVPSAVGEPLEPPEPLEEVNTADVQESPEPVKEEKEPEVSEPSVHQSARRSTSILSRKLSSDSLSHSRSWISEDDIYKPHLEEVSDHDEAPPAATTAELKVSQSPPSVVHRRQIGLSNPFRGLLKLGHLERRGAMGMWRDNYCELSPFEFRLYLNAEERTCSENCSLLRCEEARIASPEGRFELAFPGKRLYLRADNRGEAEDWVDRIIEAVNKCRPASRNDDQWEVLQPTSENGVDASSPSSAPSSPERGSLSSDTGTCAGQEAPPPPQELDWTRAADLETDAIKESVLYFSTDPEARTWAPLVFSLSLEALKGFRVHEGRKLPRLTHLIEEIRDVVPDVSQGGPAFFRLLTVRETIKLRAENAEEARSWRVLIRGALDSYLESGEDGGSAEPAVVSGRGVSGNLHRLVQHRLKENGALLVNLCTVPSEKGLDAQSFKCAGCPQQIGPSRGRARLCEFSGQYYCDSCHHGDTTIIPSRMVHNWDLTQREVCKKALHLLAQVEQEPLLNLEQLNPDLVRHSESMAQAHNLRQRLRLLGDYLLTCRSGACKKLHARMEQRTYLLESSHLYSVLDLRQIAEGEYSNYLLTLLQHASNHVFHCDLCTQRGFICQTCHANDIIFPFQFDITTRCRDCKAVFHLACRAAGDACPRCQRMKRYLERDLQY, via the exons ATGCTAGCCACACAGATGCCAGACACGCCACCTGAGGCTAAAGATGTCAAACAG ATCAAAGAGAAGTTGGCTCAGTCGCTGAAGGCGCTGCAGAAGCGATATGTGACGTCAGACGCCGTGGTGACTAGTGAAGACGGCGACGCTAACCTGCTCTGCTGCGCCCTGGAGGCCATCTTCATCCACGGGATCAAGAGCAAGTACGTCCGCACGGAGGCAGGGGGTCGCAGCAGGAAGGGGGACCGGGGACCGCTGCCTCAGCCGTTCTTCTGGAGCCTCCTCAAGACCGTCACCCACCG TGACGTGGTGACGGAGCTGGAGAAGATCAGCTTCGTGAGCACCGATGTGGGTCGCTGCCGAGCCTGGCTGCGGCTGGCGCTCAACCACGGCCTGCTGGAGTGTTACCTGGCCTCGCTGTTCCGTGAGGGCTCCAAGCTGCGGGCCCACTACCAGCCCAGTGCCTTGCTCCTGAACACCGAGGAGCGGGAAGTCCTGCTCAGCTACCTCCAGGGCCTGGCCTCGCTCACATTCAGCCTTTCCTACAAGTCGGCCGTCCTCAACGAGTGGACCACCACGCCTCTGGCTCTCTCTGGACTCTGTCCCTTGTCCCAGGTGGAAACAGTCGACCTGCCCCTCAACGGCCAAGGAGACCTCCCCACCTCCAAGTCCACGTATAAAGAATCATGGGACACGGTGTCCCAGTCGTCAGGCTCATCAGACGCACCGGACCTGCAGAGCGGCTGCCCCGTGCTGCTGGGCAGAGGGACGAGTGCTTTACAAGGAGGGAGGACTGGACTCAACTCGTCTAATTTAAGCCTGGACACCACGGGCTCCTCGCAGCTCTCCTCCAGCCTGAGCTCTGACAGCCTCCTGCAGGGGCAGGACCCCCGCAGCCCCGCGGGGGAGCAGTGGTCGTCATGTGACCTGGACATGCCCATTAACGTCACCGTCAGCACCAAGAGGCCACAGAAAGA TTCTCAGGCAGAGTTCAGAGAAAGTGGCCACTGCAGTCAGGACTCCATGCGTGAAGACTCCTTTGTGTCTAGCACGGGTCCAGATCAGTACTCAGAGACCGCTATCTTCAGTGGCTCTGACAGCGAGATCCAGGGTCCCCCTACGCCATCCCAGGACCACGTGGACGCACTCCCAGACTCTGTGCTGTCTGATTCAGAGCCACCACCAACATCTGATGAGAACCACGTAGACGGCTCTCCCTCTGAAGCGTCTTCTGAGCTGCACCCGGACACAGACGCAGTGCCCTCTGCGGTCGGTGAGCCTCTGGAGCCTCCGGAGCCTTTGGAGGAAGTAAACACGGCTGATGTTCAGGAGAGTCCTGAGCCCGTCAAGGAAGAGAAAGAACCAGAGGTCTCTGAGCCGTCAGTGCATCAGAGCGCCCGTCGCTCCACCAGCATCCTGAGCAGGAAACTGTCTTCAGATTCTCTATCA CATTCTCGTTCTTGGATCTCTGAAGACGACATCTATAAACCCCATCTGGAGGAGGTGTCGGACCACGACGAGGCTCCTCCTGCTGCTACCACAGCTGAGCTCAAAGTCTCCCAGTCTCCTCCCAGCGTCGTCCACCGCAGACAGATAG GGCTGTCTAACCCTTTCCGCGGCTTGCTGAAGCTCGGTCATCTGGAGCGGCGAGGTGCGATGGGAATGTGGCGTGATAACTACTGCGAGCTGTCGCCCTTCGAGTTCCGCCTCTACCTGAACGCGGAGGAGCGGACGTGTAGTGAGAACTGCTCCCTGCTGCGATGTGAGGAGGCTCGCATCGCCTCACCGGAGGGCCGCTTCGAGCTGGCCTTCCCCGGGAAGAGACTCTACCTCCGGGCGGACAACCGCGGCGAGGCCGAGGACTGGGTGGACCGCATCATCGAGGCCGTCAACAAGTGCCGCCCAGCGTCTCGAAACGATGATCAGTGGGAGGTGCTGCAGCCCACCAGTGAGAACGGAGTGGACGCGTCTTCTCCGTCCTCCGCCCCCTCCAGCCCTGAGAGAGGCTCGCTGTCCTCCGACACGGGGACGTGTGCAGGACAGGaggcccctcctcctccacaggaGCTCGACTGGACTCGGGCGGCCGATTTAGAAACAGACGCCATCAAGGAATCTGTTCTGTACTTCTCCACGGACCCCGAGGCTCGGACATGGGCGCCTCtggtcttctctctctctctggaggcTCTGAAAGGCTTCCGGGTGCACGAGGGCAGGAAGCTGCCGCGGCTGACTCACCTGATTGAGGAGATCCGGGACGTGGTGCCCGACGTCTCTCAGGGAGGACCGGCCTTCTTCAGACTGCTGACCGTCAGGGAGACGATCAAACTCAGAGCGGAGAACGCAGAGGAGGCTCGCTCATGGAGGGTTCTGATCCGAGGAGCTCTGGACTCCTACCTGGAGAGCGGGGAGGACGGGGGCTCCGCGGAGCCGGCTGTAGTGAGCGGCAGGGGGGTCAGTGGAAACCTCCACAGACTGGTGCAGCACAGACTCAAAGAGAACGGAGCTCTTCTTGTTAATCTGTGCACTGTGCCCTCAGAGAAGGGGCTGGACGCTCAGAGCTTCAAGTGTGCAG GTTGTCCTCAGCAGATCGGTCCGTCTCGGGGCAGAGCTCGGCTGTGTGAGTTCTCAGGCCAGTACTACTGTGACTCCTGTCACCATGGCGACACCACCATCATCCCCTCACGCATGGTGCACAACTGGGACCTCACACAGCGAGAG gtgtgtaagAAGGCTCTACACCTGCTGGCTCAGGTGGAGCAGGAGCCTCTGCTGAACCTGGAGCAGCTGAACCCAGACCTGGTGAGGCACTCTGAGTCCATGGCTCAGGCCCACAACCTGCGTCAGAGACTCCGCCTGCTGGGAGACTACCTGCTCACCTGCCGCAGCGGAGCCTGCAAGAAACTCCAcgccag GATGGAGCAGCGGACGTACCTGCTGGAGTCGAGTCACCTGTACAGCGTCCTGGACCTGCGACAG ATAGCAGAGGGCGAATATTCAAACTACCTGCTGACTCTGCTGCAGCACGCCTCCAACCACGTCTTCCACTGCGACCTGTGCACGCAGCGCGGCTTCATCTGTCAGACCTGCCACGCCAACGACATCATCTTCCCCTTCCAGTTCGACATCACCACCAG gTGTAGAGACTGTAAGGCGGTGTTCCACCTGGCGTGCAGAGCGGCGGGGGACGCGTGTCCTCGCTGTCAGCGGATGAAGAGATATCTGGAGAGAGATCTGCAGTACTGA
- the LOC131959785 gene encoding interferon a3-like — translation MLNRILFVFLSLSLYSSASSLSCRWMEHRFRHFSEKTFKLLDTMANNSTNTTEDAEVEDTVAFPDHLYNQASKASAEDKLFFMAQVLEEIVSLFEEDHSAASWEEVTVEKFLILLSRQADGLRSCIGSHGHKKKSKKLHLYFHRLLHHVLERMEYSAEAWEMIRMEMKTHLMRAEIELAAPLLNN, via the exons ATGCTGAA CAGGATCCTGTTcgtgtttctgtctctcagcCTGTACAGCTCAGCCTCCTCACTGAGCTGCAGGTGGATGGAGCACAGGTTCAGACATTTCAGTGAAAAGACTTTTAAACTACTGGATACAATG GCTAATAACTCCACTAACACCACTGAGGATGCTGAAGTGGAGGACACTGTGGCCTTCCCTGATCATCTGTACAACCAGGCGTCCAAAGCTTCA GCTGAGGACAAACTGTTTTTCATGGCTCAGGTTCTGGAGGAGATAGTTTCTCTGTTTGAGGAGGATCACAGCGCTGCATCATGGGAAGAGGTCACAGTGGAGAAGTTCCTCATTCTTCTGAGCCGCCAGGCTGACGGCCTCCGCTCCTGT ATTGGGAGCCACGGCCACAAGAAGAAAAGCAAGAAGCTGCACCTGTACTTCCATAGACTCCTCCACCATGTCCTGGAGAGGATG GAGTACAGTGCTGAAGCCTGGGAAATGATCAGGATGGAGATGAAAACCCATCTGATGAGAGCAGAGATAGAGCTGGCTGCACCTCTGCTCAACAACTAA
- the plekhm1 gene encoding pleckstrin homology domain-containing family M member 1 isoform X1, which yields MLATQMPDTPPEAKDVKQIKEKLAQSLKALQKRYVTSDAVVTSEDGDANLLCCALEAIFIHGIKSKYVRTEAGGRSRKGDRGPLPQPFFWSLLKTVTHRDVVTELEKISFVSTDVGRCRAWLRLALNHGLLECYLASLFREGSKLRAHYQPSALLLNTEEREVLLSYLQGLASLTFSLSYKSAVLNEWTTTPLALSGLCPLSQVETVDLPLNGQGDLPTSKSTYKESWDTVSQSSGSSDAPDLQSGCPVLLGRGTSALQGGRTGLNSSNLSLDTTGSSQLSSSLSSDSLLQGQDPRSPAGEQWSSCDLDMPINVTVSTKRPQKDSQAEFRESGHCSQDSMREDSFVSSTGPDQYSETAIFSGSDSEIQGPPTPSQDHVDALPDSVLSDSEPPPTSDENHVDGSPSEASSELHPDTDAVPSAVGEPLEPPEPLEEVNTADVQESPEPVKEEKEPEVSEPSVHQSARRSTSILSRKLSSDSLSHSRSWISEDDIYKPHLEEVSDHDEAPPAATTAELKVSQSPPSVVHRRQIANQSPECENKDHVNVLLCLSGLSNPFRGLLKLGHLERRGAMGMWRDNYCELSPFEFRLYLNAEERTCSENCSLLRCEEARIASPEGRFELAFPGKRLYLRADNRGEAEDWVDRIIEAVNKCRPASRNDDQWEVLQPTSENGVDASSPSSAPSSPERGSLSSDTGTCAGQEAPPPPQELDWTRAADLETDAIKESVLYFSTDPEARTWAPLVFSLSLEALKGFRVHEGRKLPRLTHLIEEIRDVVPDVSQGGPAFFRLLTVRETIKLRAENAEEARSWRVLIRGALDSYLESGEDGGSAEPAVVSGRGVSGNLHRLVQHRLKENGALLVNLCTVPSEKGLDAQSFKCAGCPQQIGPSRGRARLCEFSGQYYCDSCHHGDTTIIPSRMVHNWDLTQREVCKKALHLLAQVEQEPLLNLEQLNPDLVRHSESMAQAHNLRQRLRLLGDYLLTCRSGACKKLHARMEQRTYLLESSHLYSVLDLRQIAEGEYSNYLLTLLQHASNHVFHCDLCTQRGFICQTCHANDIIFPFQFDITTRCRDCKAVFHLACRAAGDACPRCQRMKRYLERDLQY from the exons ATGCTAGCCACACAGATGCCAGACACGCCACCTGAGGCTAAAGATGTCAAACAG ATCAAAGAGAAGTTGGCTCAGTCGCTGAAGGCGCTGCAGAAGCGATATGTGACGTCAGACGCCGTGGTGACTAGTGAAGACGGCGACGCTAACCTGCTCTGCTGCGCCCTGGAGGCCATCTTCATCCACGGGATCAAGAGCAAGTACGTCCGCACGGAGGCAGGGGGTCGCAGCAGGAAGGGGGACCGGGGACCGCTGCCTCAGCCGTTCTTCTGGAGCCTCCTCAAGACCGTCACCCACCG TGACGTGGTGACGGAGCTGGAGAAGATCAGCTTCGTGAGCACCGATGTGGGTCGCTGCCGAGCCTGGCTGCGGCTGGCGCTCAACCACGGCCTGCTGGAGTGTTACCTGGCCTCGCTGTTCCGTGAGGGCTCCAAGCTGCGGGCCCACTACCAGCCCAGTGCCTTGCTCCTGAACACCGAGGAGCGGGAAGTCCTGCTCAGCTACCTCCAGGGCCTGGCCTCGCTCACATTCAGCCTTTCCTACAAGTCGGCCGTCCTCAACGAGTGGACCACCACGCCTCTGGCTCTCTCTGGACTCTGTCCCTTGTCCCAGGTGGAAACAGTCGACCTGCCCCTCAACGGCCAAGGAGACCTCCCCACCTCCAAGTCCACGTATAAAGAATCATGGGACACGGTGTCCCAGTCGTCAGGCTCATCAGACGCACCGGACCTGCAGAGCGGCTGCCCCGTGCTGCTGGGCAGAGGGACGAGTGCTTTACAAGGAGGGAGGACTGGACTCAACTCGTCTAATTTAAGCCTGGACACCACGGGCTCCTCGCAGCTCTCCTCCAGCCTGAGCTCTGACAGCCTCCTGCAGGGGCAGGACCCCCGCAGCCCCGCGGGGGAGCAGTGGTCGTCATGTGACCTGGACATGCCCATTAACGTCACCGTCAGCACCAAGAGGCCACAGAAAGA TTCTCAGGCAGAGTTCAGAGAAAGTGGCCACTGCAGTCAGGACTCCATGCGTGAAGACTCCTTTGTGTCTAGCACGGGTCCAGATCAGTACTCAGAGACCGCTATCTTCAGTGGCTCTGACAGCGAGATCCAGGGTCCCCCTACGCCATCCCAGGACCACGTGGACGCACTCCCAGACTCTGTGCTGTCTGATTCAGAGCCACCACCAACATCTGATGAGAACCACGTAGACGGCTCTCCCTCTGAAGCGTCTTCTGAGCTGCACCCGGACACAGACGCAGTGCCCTCTGCGGTCGGTGAGCCTCTGGAGCCTCCGGAGCCTTTGGAGGAAGTAAACACGGCTGATGTTCAGGAGAGTCCTGAGCCCGTCAAGGAAGAGAAAGAACCAGAGGTCTCTGAGCCGTCAGTGCATCAGAGCGCCCGTCGCTCCACCAGCATCCTGAGCAGGAAACTGTCTTCAGATTCTCTATCA CATTCTCGTTCTTGGATCTCTGAAGACGACATCTATAAACCCCATCTGGAGGAGGTGTCGGACCACGACGAGGCTCCTCCTGCTGCTACCACAGCTGAGCTCAAAGTCTCCCAGTCTCCTCCCAGCGTCGTCCACCGCAGACAGATAG CTAATCAGTCTCCAGAATGTGAAAATAAAGATCATGTGAACGTCCTTCTCTGTCTGTCAGGGCTGTCTAACCCTTTCCGCGGCTTGCTGAAGCTCGGTCATCTGGAGCGGCGAGGTGCGATGGGAATGTGGCGTGATAACTACTGCGAGCTGTCGCCCTTCGAGTTCCGCCTCTACCTGAACGCGGAGGAGCGGACGTGTAGTGAGAACTGCTCCCTGCTGCGATGTGAGGAGGCTCGCATCGCCTCACCGGAGGGCCGCTTCGAGCTGGCCTTCCCCGGGAAGAGACTCTACCTCCGGGCGGACAACCGCGGCGAGGCCGAGGACTGGGTGGACCGCATCATCGAGGCCGTCAACAAGTGCCGCCCAGCGTCTCGAAACGATGATCAGTGGGAGGTGCTGCAGCCCACCAGTGAGAACGGAGTGGACGCGTCTTCTCCGTCCTCCGCCCCCTCCAGCCCTGAGAGAGGCTCGCTGTCCTCCGACACGGGGACGTGTGCAGGACAGGaggcccctcctcctccacaggaGCTCGACTGGACTCGGGCGGCCGATTTAGAAACAGACGCCATCAAGGAATCTGTTCTGTACTTCTCCACGGACCCCGAGGCTCGGACATGGGCGCCTCtggtcttctctctctctctggaggcTCTGAAAGGCTTCCGGGTGCACGAGGGCAGGAAGCTGCCGCGGCTGACTCACCTGATTGAGGAGATCCGGGACGTGGTGCCCGACGTCTCTCAGGGAGGACCGGCCTTCTTCAGACTGCTGACCGTCAGGGAGACGATCAAACTCAGAGCGGAGAACGCAGAGGAGGCTCGCTCATGGAGGGTTCTGATCCGAGGAGCTCTGGACTCCTACCTGGAGAGCGGGGAGGACGGGGGCTCCGCGGAGCCGGCTGTAGTGAGCGGCAGGGGGGTCAGTGGAAACCTCCACAGACTGGTGCAGCACAGACTCAAAGAGAACGGAGCTCTTCTTGTTAATCTGTGCACTGTGCCCTCAGAGAAGGGGCTGGACGCTCAGAGCTTCAAGTGTGCAG GTTGTCCTCAGCAGATCGGTCCGTCTCGGGGCAGAGCTCGGCTGTGTGAGTTCTCAGGCCAGTACTACTGTGACTCCTGTCACCATGGCGACACCACCATCATCCCCTCACGCATGGTGCACAACTGGGACCTCACACAGCGAGAG gtgtgtaagAAGGCTCTACACCTGCTGGCTCAGGTGGAGCAGGAGCCTCTGCTGAACCTGGAGCAGCTGAACCCAGACCTGGTGAGGCACTCTGAGTCCATGGCTCAGGCCCACAACCTGCGTCAGAGACTCCGCCTGCTGGGAGACTACCTGCTCACCTGCCGCAGCGGAGCCTGCAAGAAACTCCAcgccag GATGGAGCAGCGGACGTACCTGCTGGAGTCGAGTCACCTGTACAGCGTCCTGGACCTGCGACAG ATAGCAGAGGGCGAATATTCAAACTACCTGCTGACTCTGCTGCAGCACGCCTCCAACCACGTCTTCCACTGCGACCTGTGCACGCAGCGCGGCTTCATCTGTCAGACCTGCCACGCCAACGACATCATCTTCCCCTTCCAGTTCGACATCACCACCAG gTGTAGAGACTGTAAGGCGGTGTTCCACCTGGCGTGCAGAGCGGCGGGGGACGCGTGTCCTCGCTGTCAGCGGATGAAGAGATATCTGGAGAGAGATCTGCAGTACTGA